A genomic segment from Peptococcaceae bacterium encodes:
- a CDS encoding thioesterase family protein, whose product MDSILKPGLRAEDSAIVTESNVASSFVSGAPDVYATPSMIGLMENAAYYSVQKHLPDGWTTVGVFVDVKHLAATPIGMKVRAAAELIEVEGYRLKFKVEAYDEKEKIGEGFHGRFIVNTGKFRARVSEKSST is encoded by the coding sequence ATGGACAGTATACTCAAACCGGGTTTAAGGGCCGAAGATTCGGCGATAGTGACGGAAAGCAATGTCGCCAGCAGCTTTGTGAGCGGAGCGCCTGACGTTTACGCGACCCCGTCCATGATTGGCCTGATGGAAAACGCGGCATATTACAGCGTTCAAAAACACCTTCCCGACGGCTGGACCACGGTGGGCGTATTCGTTGACGTAAAACACCTGGCCGCAACACCCATTGGGATGAAAGTGCGCGCTGCGGCGGAACTCATTGAGGTGGAAGGATACCGGCTCAAATTTAAAGTCGAGGCTTATGACGAAAAAGAAAAAATCGGCGAGGGGTTTCACGGCCGCTTTATCGTCAATACCGGCAAATTCCGGGCCAGGGTCAGCGAAAAAAGCAGTACATGA